A region from the Cannabis sativa cultivar Pink pepper isolate KNU-18-1 chromosome 9, ASM2916894v1, whole genome shotgun sequence genome encodes:
- the LOC133031496 gene encoding uncharacterized protein LOC133031496: MQVKPANQNLFEVIDEDRTRIVNLKEKTCTCNRFQKDEMPCNHAVAVMKDLNINTYNYCAQYYTSKAWLQTYEETVYPVGNVREWELPEFFEDIIVLPPKERIKSGRPRKRRMARLGKQRNKTSVASVDKRDITKRPAEELQHRSGNNYTSTKKQLY; this comes from the coding sequence aTGCAGGTGAAACCAGCAAACCAAAACCTGTTTGAGGTGATAGATGAAGACAGAACAAGAATAGTAAACTTGAAGGAGAAGACGTGCACATGCAATAGATTTCAAAAAGATGAAATGCCATGTAACCATGCAGTCGCCGTCATGAAGGACTTgaacataaacacatacaactaCTGTGCACAATACTACACATCAAAAGCATGGCTGCAAACATATGAAGAAACAGTATATCCAGTTGGAAACGTAAGAGAATGGGAACTTCCAGAATTTTTTGAAGACATCATAGTGTTGCCTCCAAAGGAGAGAATCAAGTCTGGAAGGCCGAGGAAAAGAAGAATGGCGCGGCTTGGgaaacaaagaaacaaaacaagTGTGGCAAGTGTGGACAAAAGGGACATAACAAAAAGACCTGCAGAAGAATTACAGCATAGAAGTGGAAACAACTACAcatcaaccaaaaaacaactatattaa
- the LOC115723919 gene encoding uncharacterized protein LOC115723919, with protein sequence MFSKTCFGHFLNLPDFKVQPQVFHGLLLREVQQPNDAELWVMIRGVRLRFSIEEFTLITGLDCEGDCSVLDFKQDVNSLCEKYWPTSSSITKESVRECFTTKRWGDSDEDAVKLAVLYFVEWFLLSGTKHKNVPKSILDVVDSGRYNEFAWGRSSFELTISSLKGKLDSWVEGVRKARSSGKRPSVFYTLIGCPHVLQIWFYECCKYMKGKYCQKENSRIPRITQWTCNSQPTFKVLKTTIFDVSKDKLQLSNMRPTTGEFKALKLSSFKFDTDYNSYKSLPVPEEPTVAQSDISVKLDAFSEKFDGLEVKIDLLHTSQQKISSDLVELKEFVSAQFVSFGAQMASMQTQFSTVFADSYAKVF encoded by the exons ATGTTTTCCAAAACCTGTTTTGGACATTTCCTTAACCTTCCTGATTTTAAAGTTCAACCCCAAGTGTTTCATGGGTTGTTGCTCCGGGAGGTTCAGCAACCTAATGATGCTGAGTTGTGGGTAATGATACGCGGTGTTAGGCTTAGGTTTAGCATTGAGGAGTTTACTTTGATTACTGGGTTAGACTGTGAAGGTGACTGTAGTGTTTTAGATTTTAAGCAAGACGTTAATAGTCTTTGTGAAAAATATTGGCCAACTTCGTCCTCTATCACTAAGGAATCTGTTAGGGAatgttttaccaccaagaggtggGGTGATTCTGATGAGGATGCTGTGAAGTTGGCAGTTTTGTATTTTGTGGAGTGGTTCTTGCTTAGTGGCACTAAGCATAAAAATGTACCTAAGTCTATTTTAGATGTTGTAGATAGTGGGAGGTACAATGAATTTGCTTGGGGCCGGAGTTCTTTTGAATTGACTATTTCCTCATTGAAGGGTAAGCTTGATAGTTGGGTTGAGGGTGTTAGGAAGGCAAGGAGTTCGGGAAAGAGGCCGAGTGTTTTTTACACTTTGATTGGTTGTCCTCATGTTCTTCAAATTTGGTTCTACGAGTGTTGTAAGTACATGAAAGGTAAGTACTGCCAAAAGGAAAACTCTCGTATTCCAAGGATCACTCAGTGGACATGCAATAGTCAGCCTACTTTCAAAGTTTTGAAGACTACTATTTTTGATGTTTCCAAAGATAAG CTGCAACTTTCAAATATGAGGCCCACGACtggtgagttcaaagctttgaaactGAGCAGTTTCAAGTTTGACACTGACTACAACTCTTACAAGAGTCTTCCTGTTCCCGAAGAGCCAACTGTTGCTCAGAGTGACATTTCTGTCAAGCTTGATGCTTTTTCTGAGAAATTTGATGGGTTGGAGGTCAAGATCGATTTGTTGCATACTTCCCAACAGAAGATTTCatctgatttggttgagttgaaAGAGTTTGTGTCTGCACAGTTTGTTTCTTTTGGTGCTCAGATGGCTTCAATGCAGACACAGTTTTCTACTGTTTTTGCCGATTCCTATGCCAAggtattttag
- the LOC115722156 gene encoding uncharacterized protein LOC115722156: MQKLVAAEMVQQLENNQEEEEEVDNTEMIIINDKRHETIEKGQIYKDKETLISTLCYFAIKKTFQYKVVKSCTKEYNIVCLDTNCKWSLKATKNGNTETFIIRSYEEEHTCAVTIRFGDQRQATSKLIADFVKPKFLNLKTKCNPADIKTEMKDKYGIKMNYMKAWRSKERAQTQLHGNAKESYNLLPRYLYMLQKTNPGTLIDIEKDDDDSFKYAFVALNAAIKGWPNCKPIIVVDGTFLKAAYGGTLLTANTQDAESKIFPLAYCIVDSENDKSWEWFLKKIKEAFGVRECQCLISDRHESIIKATRKMFPEITHGYCIFHLLSNLKTKFKKNAKHFRVPFFAAAKAYTEMKFEFHMRELDNLDKRIRPYLEKISHEKWSRYHSENNRYSTMTSNIAEALNSANLAARETPVTTLMECLRAQMQEWTYNNRKEAQKCTTRLTPSSEKKLIGNYVQSLRLTGS; this comes from the exons TGAAACAATAGAGAAGGGGCAAATTTACAAGGACAAAGAAACATTGATAAGTACACTATGCTACTTTGCAATCAAGAAGACATTTCAATACAAAGTAGTGAAATCTTGCACAAAAGAATACAACATAGTGTGTTTGGACACAAACTGCAAATGGAGTTTAAAGGCTACAAAAAATGGAAACACAGAAACATTCATAATAAGGAGCTACGAAGAAGAACACACATGTGCAGTTACAATAAGATTTGGAGATCAACGACAAGCTACATCAAAGTTGATAGCAGATTTTGTAAAACCAAAATTCTTGAACCTGAAAACAAAGTGCAACCCTGCAGACATAAAGACAGAAATGAAAGACAAATACGGAATAAAGATGAATTACATGAAAGCATGGCGTAGTAAAGAGCGAGCACAAACCCAGCTACATGGAAATGCTAAAGAGTCGTACAATCTCTTGCCAAGATACCTGTACATGCTACAGAAAACAAATCCAg GAACATTAATAGACATAGAGAAAGATGATGATGACAGTTTCAAATATGCATTTGTTGCATTGAATGCTGCTATAAAAGGTTGGCCAAACTGCAAACCAATCATCGTGGTAGACGGTACATTCCTAAAGGCCGCGTATGGAGGCACGTTGCTCACTGCCAACACACAAGATGCAGAATCGAAAATTTTTCCACTAGCATACTGCATAGTTGATTCTGAGAACGATAAATCGTGGGAGtggttcttaaaaaaaataaaagaagcatTCGGGGTTCGAGAATGTCAATGCCTAATATCAGACAGACATGAAAGCATCATCAAAGCAACTAGGAAAATGTTCCCTGAAATAACACATGGCTACTGCATCTTCCACCTCTTGTCGAAcctcaaaacaaaattcaaaaaaaatgcaAAGCATTTTAGAGTGCCATTCTTTGCAGCTGCAAAAGCTTACACAGAAATGAAGTTTGAATTCCATATGAGGGAGCTAGACAACTTGGATAAGCGCATAAGACCGTACCTGGAAAAAATTAGCCATGAAAAATGGTCAAGGTATCATTCAGAAAACAACAG GTACTCTACCATGACATCAAACATAGCTGAGGCACTGAACTCAGCAAATTTAGCAGCAAGGGAAACACCAGTGACAACATTAATGGAGTGCTTGAGGGCACAAATGCAAGAGTGGACATACAATAATAGAAAGGAGGCACAAAAATGCACAACAAGGCTGACACCATCATCTGAGAAAAAACTCATAGGGAACTATGTACAGTCATTGCGACTAACAGGAAGTTGA